The sequence GACGCCAGTGACTCGATAGAAGCCGCTCGCCTCGCGGTAGAGCTCGGCGGCGCGCCCGGGGTCGCCGTACAGGTATTCCAGATTGCCGAGATCGTTGAGCGCGTCGGCCAGATTCCGCGCGTCGCCGGCCGTGCGCGATTCGTCGCGCACGCGCTCGTACTCGCGCCGCGCCTCGTCCACCCGGCCCAGGTGATTGAGCGAGTTGGCGAGTCCGGCGCGAGCGGTGCGTGCCGCGCGATCGTCCGGAAATCTGGCGGTCCGCCGCAGCGCACGTCGGTAGTCTCGCTCCGCGTCCGCGTAGCGACCGTCGGTGATCGCCACGTAGCCGCGCCCGATCAGCGCGTAGGCCTCGAGCTCGGGGAGTCGCGCCGCTGCGGTGAGGCGCAGCACCTGCTGATACTCCTGGTCGGCCTGATGGTAGCGCTCGGAGAACAGATCGGCGGCAGCCACGACGCGCAGCGCGCGGCACCACGACACGGTGTCACGGAGGGTCTGGAATTCGGCGGTCCACGGATCCGCCAGCGAGCGGGCTTCGACGAGTCGGCGCTCGAGCACCAGCTTCTGGGTGGCCCGCTCGACCTGAACCACGCCTTCAAGCCCGCGATCGCCCAGGGCCCGCGCCACGGCGAGCAGTGAATCGAGGTACGCGTAGCCGGCGGTACGGCTCCGAAGGAAGAGCGTGTCGGCGCGCGCACTCTCGATGGCGTAGCGATGCGAGGGCCACGCCGCGCGCCCACCGCCCGCGGCGCGCGCGTGCGCCGGCGCGGCGAGAATGTTCGCGAGGGCGAAGAGAAGTACGAGACGAGTGGGGTACATGGGCGCGGCCCGGCGGGATTCCCCCGCCGGCCGCGCCTAGAGTAGCGGAATCGCCCGCGACTTCGAGGTCGCGATCACGTCGGCCTCGCGCGCCCGGGTCCCGGTGTGATCGCGGTCAACGCACGATTGCCACGCGGCGAACGGCACGCGCGTCGCCACAGGTCAGTTCCAGGAAGTAGATCCCCGCGGGGCAGGTGCGGCCATCGTCTCCCGCGCCGTTCCACACCAGCGAATGCCGACCGGCCTCGAGGTCGTGATCCAGCAGCGTGCGCACCGACCGGCCCTGAAGATCCCGCACCTGCAGCCGCGCCGGCCCGCGCCTGGGCAGGGCGAACTCCAGGTTCACATCGCGGCGCGAAGGGCTGGGCCACGCCGCCGAGAATTCGAGATCGGTTGAAATCGCGGCCGCCGTGGGAACCGCGGCACTGCCCGGAGCGGTGCGCACGTCCCATTGCCCGCGGCCGTTCGGTTGCGGCGCGATCCAATTTCCGTAGCGGAACCACGGTGAACGCGAGAGCACTCGCGTTTTCCATCCGTACGCCGATCCGGCCGAGAGACCGGTGACGGCTTGCGAAAGCAGCACGGCGCCGCCCAGCGGATCGGTCGGCGGCCCCATCGCCTTCCACGGGGTGCGTCCCTGCGAACCGGTTCCGCCACCCACTGGAGGAATGACTCGCCAGTCAAGCGCCACTCTTTCGCGCCCTGCGGCGCTGGTGGCGTTCGACGCGAGTGTGAAGGTGCTGGTGCTTCTGCTCATGCCATAGAGCCCGATCGGCGCGGCCGGGGGGCCCGGCTGCATCGCGCGGGTGAGGTGTGCATGCCCGGTCAACTGTCCGGCGGTGGAAGACGACAAGGAGTTCCCGAGGTAGAGCCGGAAGCCGCCCTCCTGATTGAAGGAAGAGAGCCTTCGCGGCTCACCGATCACCAGA is a genomic window of Candidatus Sulfotelmatobacter sp. containing:
- a CDS encoding tetratricopeptide repeat protein, whose protein sequence is MYPTRLVLLFALANILAAPAHARAAGGGRAAWPSHRYAIESARADTLFLRSRTAGYAYLDSLLAVARALGDRGLEGVVQVERATQKLVLERRLVEARSLADPWTAEFQTLRDTVSWCRALRVVAAADLFSERYHQADQEYQQVLRLTAAARLPELEAYALIGRGYVAITDGRYADAERDYRRALRRTARFPDDRAARTARAGLANSLNHLGRVDEARREYERVRDESRTAGDARNLADALNDLGNLEYLYGDPGRAAELYREASGFYRVTGVSAAAIVCRTNEGRCLMNLDRVDEAAALFDSLAVATRPLGASDARAIVLIALARARVLQQRPAEAEASLRAVIAQADSISFDSYLDATHALCWVMTETGRP